The sequence TAGGAGCATAATTTATTGTTATTTACCAGATACAGGATATTTTATTAGGGTTCACAAGCCTTCTATATCTTGTCAAATATGTGATGAACACTTGCTAAACCACTTTGGAAAGTGTCATGGATGCAAACAGCTGGTAATAGAGCCAAGAATGCTGCTTCTGGGTGCATTTCTTAAATGCAGATGTTGTTGGCTCTCCTATAAAATTTTTCTTCGCAATGTTTCCTTCTGTAGGCCTGTTTCTGTATCTTATACAAGAAGTGTTCTcccatgttttgttttattcaattaTTTTACTATAAGGATCTTAGTAGTAGTAGTACTTCACTGTCTTATGCCAATGCTCAGAGATTTCAATCAGAGCTGGACTTTACGATACAATGCATTATAAATGCTGTGTGCAATTTACTATGGGCTGTAAAAAGTTTATTTGCTGAGGAGCTCATGATGTAGAGGTGAACAAATGTCATGAGGCTCTTGTAGCCACTTACTCCACAGGAATTAAATTTACTATGATTGCCTGGAGAGCAGTGTCCTTCCTCCAACTTGAAATACAAcgtttttctttatttttttctatcacaCAGTATGAGCAAACAATAATAAGTTATTCTCATCTCCTTGTCTCCTTTCATTAGGAAATTGAATGTTTACCATCAAGGTAATATTCATTCTTGAGTTCTTGGACTGTTTTGCAAGTCCTCTAATTTAGTTGTGGTAGAAAAACACATTGGCAGTCAGCAAATGGTTAACACTTGTCAAACACAAAACTATAATATCAGTAGGACGTGGGTGAAAAGTTGAAATTCTTCCAAGATTTTTGTCTCTGGGTATAATCCCAAAATGAAATTCCAGGATTATAGCTGGctacttttttgcttttagataGGAGAGAGGATCCCAGCACTGCAGTTAGGTTAATCAAGAGCACTCCTGGCTTATGATTTAGGATTTACAAGAGCTGCACTTAAGATACACAATCGATAAGTATGCTGGTCATCCAAACCCTGTTACAACAGAAAATATGGCCACCTCTGCTGTTGCAAGAATAGACTATTAAGGTTAAATTTAAATTGCCAGGATTGGGAGTGCTTCCCCATACTCATGTTCAGATAAGGACCCTAACCTCATCCTCATTTCACTCTGAGTCATGGACCAGCCTTTACAGGTCCATGTCTCCGTGAGAAGGGAACCCTGGCtctcaggttggaagggagtTCAGCTGCACAGACTTTCTAGATGTCCATGTCTAACAtcttggggtttgttttttggggattttttttttttttttctgaatgtcctGGAGCTATCACATTACAAAGCTTTACGCTTTGAAATTTGATCCGAATTTGGATTGGTGTTGCTGAGGGCACCAAAAAGCACATTTCAGCATGCAGAGAGATGAGTGAGGATAATGAAGGGTGGTGGCAGTCTGAGTACCTGTCATGTCACACCAGAACTAAGGCTCTTGCTTCAAAAAATAGTAGCAACAActttatgagaagaaaaaactaGTCCTATTGAACATGTTCTAATTTTTCCTATCTTGAATCCAACCATAGACAATTAATTTTCACTAAAAATTGTGAAACGGTGGCCATAGTTGATCACTCATCAGCAACATTTCCAAGATATGCATCTTCCTGAACAATACCAGAAATAAATCTTCCAGTATCATATTCATAGGCTTCTTGCTCACAGTAAAATGCTAAAAGATTAACCGGATACCAGTTAATTGGTGTTTTGTGCATTTCTGTATGAGCTGAACAGGAAGTGTTTTACAAGAGTCGGAAACTGTTTACTCTACTGTAATAATGTCACTAACTACTTCAACAATTAAAATCATTGTAGGGATTGTGTGAAGTGTATTTATTACTGTTGCTAATTGGAATGCATGAatcaaaagaagaaagctgtTATCCTGTGAGCTGAACCTGACTTCTCTGAGTACAGTGAAATTTATCTTGCAAGGGAAAATATTGTATAAATTCAGACACTTCTTTCCAGTATTTACTATTTGTGTCACGCTAACGTTGTcctatgattatttttaataattgctAGTATCTTCTTTACTTTGTGGCTCAAATGCTTTTATAAATTCACCCAGACGCTCTCCCAGAGGATAAATTGAAGGAATTCTGACATATTCGAGGGTCTCTTGTGTCTCTGTTGCCAGTTAAACCTGGTCTGATCATGAACATTAACTCAAAAGGAAGTCTACTAAAAAGCATTGATGTGGCAGCCCTATCTCTGAGGTTAGGAAAGGGCAAGAAGGGAAACAAGAGGATTCAAGGAGCTGTATACCAGGAGATGAGACTATGGTGATCTCCAGTGGACAACCCAATCACTGTCCGGAGCCAGCATCAGGTATGGTTAAGTCCTGGCTGCTGTTACCCATAAACTGGTCTTTCGTCTCTTGGTGCGTATGTGTCACCAGCATCCATGAGTGGAGTCATTATCCCCAGGACAACCCCTGAAGGCATTAGCACCAGTATCAGGAAGCTCTTGAGCTACTGGGAgacaaagcaagagaaaatatttatttagaagcCATTCCTGGGAGCAGAACACGTTAGACATGTCACTTACAGAGCATTGAGGGACAAGCTGTTTCCTTTACCTGAATCATGAAGACTTAAATACTACCAGGGAGCATAGGTTGTGTGATGGCTTTTTTCTCGAGGAGTTGGTGGGCATCCTCAAGGAAGGCATGTTCCTTGGTGTCTCAAGTAGTTATTCCCATTTTTGTCCTTGCttagaggaaaatgaaatggctATGTAAAGATTAGCTATGGTTTACTTTAAAATTCTCAATTTTCATAGTGTATATGAAGATAGAATAGAATTTTGTAACTGTTGGAACAGCTGAGCATTCATTTTAGTCATGCATTAGTCTAGATTGTATCTTCCATTCTAGTTTCTTCTACTTTATAATTGCAGTGCTGTTTTTTATAAGtgcataaaaataaagtgttatTGTCATGTTCCCTTGAGTAActtaattactgtatttttgagGTAACTGACTACTGTAATTATGTAATACATCTTCTGTGTGCAGGAAACTTTATGCatataactttaaaatacatggtAGGCATTGAGTTACGCTTTCTTTACTATATTTTTCCTTAGTAAGACGTGACATTTCTACTACTTTGaataatttcagtgaagaaCATAATAGAAAAAGTAAACATGCCAATGTATTCTTAGTTtagatttgtttatttgtttgcttttttcccttgggctttttaaaatctgaaactgATATACAATATTTTGTAAATGTGCctcaatttctattttttttttaatttgcattattGCAATGAAGAAAGTAtgctcactttttttaaaaaaaagctcctAGTCTTTGAGATTACTAGGATGTAAACTGAAATGTATGTTTAATATTACTAAAGTActgacagaaacaaaagctaTGGGGATTTTAAAtccacattttcatttcaataagTTAATGAAGAAATGtactttgtcctggtttcagctgggatagagttaactgtcttcctagtagctggtgcagtgctatgttttgagttcagtatgtgaagaatgctgctaacactgatgttttcagttgttgctcagtagtttAGACTatagccaaggatttttcagcttctcatgcccagccagggcacctgacccaaactggccaacggtgtattccatacatgtgacgtcccatctagtttaggaactgggaaggggggggcagggaatcgccactcggggactggctgggtgttggtcggcgggtggtgagcaattgccctgcgcatcatttgtacatttcaatccttttattactactgttgtcattttattagtattatcattatcaatttcttcttttctgttctattaaaccgttcttatctcaacccaggagttttacttcttttcccgattttctcccccatcccactggatggggggggagtgagtgagtggctgcgtggtgcttagttgctggctggggttaaaccacgacaacttaTACCAATTTAAGccagctgtttctcttctgaaCAATTCAACAAAAACTTGAAGCTTGGATGTAATGGTAACCAGTAAATCCAATTGGCAGTTTTTATCACATCCAGGTTAGAAGCTTGTTCTACCTTTTACTTTTTACTCTGTTGAGAAATGCACTCCAGAATTATATGTCAAATTTCCCAAAAgccaataaatattttactgctaAAGAACTTCTAGACTTCTTCCAGTGGCCAAATGATCTCAGCTGCTTCTTACTCTGTTGtcagttttcactttttatttcatatttctttaaTTCAAGAAAGAATATATTGACAATATTAATGTGCAATACTGTATTCACAGATTGGATTAATGGTCCTGGGGTTGAGAAGGTGAGGACATGTTGTTTTGGAAATCCAGAcatatttctttataaataatCACTAATGCAGGATGCAGATTAATGGGCCCCACCCACTGTTCTGGACTGCTATGCTCATTCCCTAAGGAGCATCTAGCCAAAGCTATGGATGCAGATGGATAACAGATTTTCACTCTATAAAGCAGAACAGGTCTAGATCTGCCATCTAGACAGAGAAACTTCTCTGTAGCATACTGGTGGGATAAAGGCCAGGACAGTGAAAGGAGAAAGTGGGGCTTTTAACAGGGGACTGCTAGATGGACTTTTCTGCTTCACTAGCCTGTCCCCACTGCTCATCATATAACTGCTCACTGTCATCTTTTGATCCCATATATGGGACCAACACAAGATCTAACATATAAGAAGTGGTCAGCTGTATGGAGCAATAACGCCTGAGTACGTACAGCTTTGTTGTCTGGAGTGCTTCCTTAGAATAGGGCTGGAGGCTgtagaattttctttatgttaAAATGGTTGCAACTAATTGGTCTAGTTATAATTGATAGACCTTCAAAGCAGTATGAGAGATACTAGCTACAGCATAAGACCTCTTGTTGTCTCCTGACATACGCTGCTGCCTGTGTTGGGTTGCATTATGCATCCCCTTCCACTTTGTCAGGTACAGTTGTAACCACAGAGCCACAGAGCTGTCTGTCATTCTAGGTAGGAATATAAACAATTGGACAAAAGATGGGGAGGTTAATAGAGCTGGCTATGTCACATCCCTAAGGAAAAGTGTAGGCAAATCTTATGCATGTAAAAGGTTAAGATTAATTATTAAATCCTTCTCTGATTTGCATGTTCAGGAAGAACATCAACAATCATTTTCCACTATCATTTCCAGATGTCTTTTTGCTCCTAGATATAAGGTCaacaggctggagctggggctaGTCAGATACCATCAGGTCTTCTCAACTTCTTGCACAGCTCCACAAGCTAATCAGGCAGAGGTGACCGAAGCAGCAAGATGTTGCCACCGGTTCTTATCATTTCAATAAGTATTGTAGCTATTGAAGTTGTTGCTGGATTTATTGGAAATGGATTTATTACAGCTGTTAATATCATTAACTggatcaaaagcaaaaaaatttcttccgCTGATAAGATCCTGATCTTTCTGAGCACATCAAGACTTATCTTACAGGTGACCATACTGATGCACATTCATAGTCTCTACTTTGCAGACGCGTTTAAGTTGGCGTCTGTGTACAAAGCTTTTGGAGCTGTATGGATGTTTGTAAACCATGCTAGTCTGTGGTTCAGTACCTGGCTCTATGTACTCTACTGTGTAAAAATAATCAATGTCACCCAATGGCTGTTGCTGCAAATTAAGCTCAGAATAGCTGGGATGGTCCCATGGCTTCTTCTAGGATCGCTGGTGATCTCTTCCGTGACTTCTCTTCCTTTGCTATGGATTACACCCAGCACTTACCTCTGCAGCTCAACGGGGAACTGCATAGAAAACAGCACAGCACATACCACTGACTGGGATCGTTCCTATCTCTACCTGCTGCTTCTTTACTttgcaggttgtttttttcctctggtacTATCTGTGGTAACCTCCGCTCTATTGATTACTTCTCTACggaaacacagaaagaagaTGCAATCTTATGTAGATACTTTCAGGGATCCTTTGATAGATGTTCACCTAACTGTCATTAAAtccattatttctttcttgatcCTATATCTTTCCAGTTTCATAGCTCAAATTCTGTTGATACTGTCGACTTCTCAGAGTAAAGATGTTGTGAAAGTTGCAGTATCCTTAGTTGTAGCTGGGGCATACCCCTCCATACACTCTATTATCCTGATTATAGTAAATTCAAAACTCAAATTGGCATTTAAGATCCTTTGCCAGCATTTTAAGTGCCATTTGGAAAATATGACTCTAAGCCTCATGTTATAGCTTGAGAGAAACACTCTCCAGTAACAGATCTGGAATCAAGTCTTTTATGCATGAATTGTTTCACCATCTTTTTTTAGTCAGTAACTTTCATCTTTTGGACATTTCAGTGATCAGATCTTCTCAGAATATCTGAAACAATatgcatttttgcctttttttctacaCCACTCTTGCTCTGTCAATCTTATTTAATAAAGAGTGAGAATAAGAAGGCACTGAAAGGAAACATTGCACTTAATAATAAATCAAGTACAGGATGCGTTGtgatttcagattttcagtttaAGATTGACAGGTTTATGATATTTTTGAATTGAAGAAAATGCTActaaaacagagacaaaatttACAGAGCTCACAAACACCAGTTCTCTGCTGAAGGATCTTTCACCTGAGAAGCTTAAAATTGGATTAAACATACGTTGTACAAGCCATAGCTGGTGTGACATACAAACAGAATATGCTTCTAGACATGAAAAAATAGCTAAAAGATAACCTGAGGGAGAATTAAGATTTGGAAACATACAGCCAATTAATGTAATCAGATTACATTCTGAATCAGGTTCATTTGTGTTAGGATTCCAGTATGTATATAGCAACTTAGTGGTTAAATACCACTTTAAAATGGATCCTTTTGTTCAAAACATATTTCATGGtaatttatttggttttcttgAAAGTGGATTACTAGGTGGTGATTACAATGTAAACAGATATAGGTACATAGATCTACCTGTCCACTACAGAAAATCTCCTTCTTGTTGAGTGGACCGTTCTGATCACAAATTTGCCTTTTCCATGATATGCTGTGGCTTTCAGTAGTTGTGAGTTGTTTCTAAGgctgttctttttttactgttttacgTTACTGTGAAGTTTCACATGAGGTTGATGAAATATGTTCAACGAATCCTGTCgtcttttattaaataaagtGTTAGATGATTCTACTCTGAAGTTCTCAGCTCAGCTGAAGTATTTTCATGCTGTATATCCTCTCTGCAGGAATTTAGATAATGCTGGATCACAAATCACTATGGTGAGGGTTTCAGTCCCATCTATAAAACTAATGAGCAGGGTGATTCACTTAGTCTTGGAGTGTATCAGCTTCAGTGTTTGAAACTTTGGAGTAATACCtttataaaatgctttgaaattacTATTTAACAATATTAGGTAAAGGGTGAATATGATGTTTTTAACTGAtatcttaaaatactttttacaaTGAAACATACGTTCATAGGAGGCATAAATGAATGCACAGTGTAATATGAAGTGATACGTTTATTAACATGTGCAAACAGTGGGCTCAGACTGCATAGAAGGAGAGGAGGATGATTAAACCCATAAACACAGAATCTGGAGGTGCAGTACAACGTACTGTAAAACTAAGACTACCATAACGCCCAGTGCTGTGCATGCTGCATCGAGAGAGACCCCAAAGTCCCTCGAGAGCCCTGCCTGCGTAGTTCCGCAGGGAAGCAGATGGGAACTGCCGCAGCACCAGCCTGCTCCGCAGCTGCGCGCCCTGCCAACCTGGACGAAGGCTGGAAGAGTCACACAGCGGTAGCTCTTTTGGTCCTTTTTCCAGCTGGCAACAACATGAAAAGAAAGCCTCCTGAAAGAAATGAGGGGTTCTTTAGTagtggttggttttgggggttttttgggttttgtttttggggttttttggggggggcagagggtgTTGGtattggtgtttggttttttttaacctgttcaGGAAGCTCTGGTAAAATTCATTTCCTCAATGAGCTCATTTCTTCTTGGGTGTTTCCAAACCTGTTTCTGGTGGCAGTCTGAAGGAAAGAGATCAGAGCCAAGTATGAAAATAATGACCCCTGCTCAGCTTTTTCACTGCCTCCTCACCTTCAGGAGGGGGAGATCTGAAGCAGGAACAATGATTAATAAAATATCCTTCAGTGCTTCCAGGGGAGAGGAGGATAAAGCTCAAGCACTTGATGTCTTTATATTGTATTGATGAAAGTTTTGTTACACACAGCATACAGTGAGATAGATGGGTACATAAATTAGAATTTTCAATGTCTGAATTGGTAAATAAATTATTAGctttgtccttttcctttccattcttcCCCCAAgcttcaatttattttcacatcttcTTCCACAGTAGATACAgtttcccatttattttctgatctTGCCCTGCTCTTTGGATTTCAACCTTTCCCTTCCTAAAATCATTATCTTTATTCTCTGCGGATCTAGCCTTCTTTTTCtggtacattttaaaaaagccttctgattattattttacaaCAAAATATCATGCACCAAATTATAGCAGGCTTGTTTCTATATCTAGTTTATCCCAGAAAGCAGATAAACAAATCTACTTAATGTTTTGGCAATTACTggttttgcacaaaaaaaaaaaccaaaccatagAAAGAACTTTGTTGAGATTTCATTGTCTAAGAAGTGTTTATATGGTGTTTGAAAATAAGACTCAGCTCACCAGCACATTTCTCTTGGAACTTTGCAAGCTACACAAAATGTAGACTACATGAATGGGAAAATACTGTCTGCAGTTTGTATAAGGCCAGTATCTATGGCAGCACCAAGATCATTGTAAGGATGATGAAAAAGGTGATTAGTGCAGTTGTTCACACTGACTACATGAAAACCAAACCTTT comes from Buteo buteo chromosome 18, bButBut1.hap1.1, whole genome shotgun sequence and encodes:
- the LOC142041611 gene encoding taste receptor type 2 member 40-like: MLPPVLIISISIVAIEVVAGFIGNGFITAVNIINWIKSKKISSADKILIFLSTSRLILQVTILMHIHSLYFADAFKLASVYKAFGAVWMFVNHASLWFSTWLYVLYCVKIINVTQWLLLQIKLRIAGMVPWLLLGSLVISSVTSLPLLWITPSTYLCSSTGNCIENSTAHTTDWDRSYLYLLLLYFAGCFFPLVLSVVTSALLITSLRKHRKKMQSYVDTFRDPLIDVHLTVIKSIISFLILYLSSFIAQILLILSTSQSKDVVKVAVSLVVAGAYPSIHSIILIIVNSKLKLAFKILCQHFKCHLENMTLSLML